Proteins encoded in a region of the Benincasa hispida cultivar B227 chromosome 2, ASM972705v1, whole genome shotgun sequence genome:
- the LOC120071713 gene encoding putative pectinesterase 63, with protein sequence MSRPTVASSSPAAVAVSLALFQLIILIISSAVVEARTKMIPADASKLDQWIAHNMKEYEERKANETGIKALDRRLAKAEDHVRLITVRKDGRGNFTTITKAIESIPSGNRRRVVVWIGGGVYREKITIEASKPFVTLYGQKGRRPVITFDGTASEFGTVKSATVAVESDYFVAVNLAFVNSAPMPELGGTGGQAVAMRISGDKAAFHECHFIGFQDTLCDDRGRHFFKDCYIQGTVDFIFGNGKSLYLKTIINSVAEGTGVITAQAREEATDDSGFTFAYCNITGTGNTYLGRAWKERTRVVFAYTYMGTLINTEGWSDKMHGSQPRKSMYYGEYKCMGPGATPSGRVKYARILSDEEAKAFLSMTYIHGNKWLLPPPNLSLFHSRSNVFH encoded by the exons ATGTCTCGGCCGACCGTTGCTTCATCTTCTCCGGCGGCGGTGGCGGTCTCATTGGCGCTCTTCCAACTCATCATCCTAATTATTTCGTCCGCAGTCGTCGAAGCTCGCACAAAGATGATTCCGGCAGATGCATCGAAGCTCGACCAATGGATCGCACACAATATGAAAGAATACGAGGAACGTAAGGCGAACGAAACCGGAATCAAGGCGCTGGACCGGCGGCTGGCGAAGGCGGAGGACCATGTCCGACTAATCACCGTTAGAAAAGACGGACGAGGAAATTTCACGACGATCACCAAAGCGATCGAGAGCATTCCGTCTGGAAATCGGCGGCGAGTGGTGGTGTGGATCGGCGGGGGAGTTTACAGAGAGAAGATTACGATTGAAGCTTCCAAGCCGTTCGTGACGCTGTATGGACAGAAAGGAAGACGGCCGGTGATAACGTTCGACGGTACGGCGTCGGAATTCGGTACCGTTAAGAGCGCGACGGTGGCGGTGGAATCGGATTATTTCGTTGCCGTCAATCTTGCGTTTGTG AATTCAGCTCCAATGCCCGAATTAGGAGGAACAGGAGGACAAGCAGTGGCAATGAGGATATCTGGGGATAAGGCAGCATTCCATGAGTGTCATTTCATAGGCTTTCAAGATACTTTATGCGATGACAGAGGCAGACATTTTTTCAAGGATTGTTACATCCAAGGCACTGTGGACTTCATTTTTGGAAACGGCAAATCTCTTTACTTG AAAACCATAATAAACTCAGTGGCAGAAGGCACGGGAGTAATCACAGCTCAAGCAAGGGAAGAAGCCACAGATGACAGTGGTTTCACATTTGCATATTGCAACATCACAGGAACAGGAAACACTTATTTGGGAAGAGCTTGGAAAGAGAGAACTCGTGTAGTTTTTGCTTACACATACATGGGAACTCTCATCAACACAGAAGGATGGTCTGACAAAATGCATGGAAGCCAACCTAGAAA GAGTATGTACTACGGTGAGTACAAATGCATGGGACCTGGGGCGACCCCCTCGGGTCGAGTGAAGTATGCTAGAATACTCTCGGACGAAGAAGCGAAGGCGTTTTTGAGTATGACTTATATCCACGGAAACAAATGGCTTTTACCACCACCAAATCTCTCCCTCTTCCACTCTAGGTCCAATGTCTTCCattaa
- the LOC120071449 gene encoding pectinesterase inhibitor 3 → MFSITHSPTNSPLLYYPSHSPTFLFNFSQYSTMTFLSLLLLLSLSLSAAHDGAAVSQDLIHSSCLQARYPNLCIRTLSSYAGAVTTPQELAQAAISVSLSLARDLSRYLSDALRQASMRQRAAVNDCVDQIGDSVEELSNTLGVLRHLTCGGDRRDFRLQMGNAKTWVSAALTNEDTCLDGFKEVDGEVKLDVKKRISKVAKVTSNALFMINRLDGGNPAGRKKLAAP, encoded by the coding sequence ATGTTTTCCATAACCCATAGTCCTACAAATTCTCCCCTTCTATACTATCCTTCCCACTCTCCCACTTTCCTCTTCAACTTCTCCCAATACTCCACCATGACTTTCCTCtctctcctcctcctcctctcactctctctctccgCCGCCCACGACGGCGCCGCCGTCTCCCAAGATCTGATCCACTCCTCCTGCCTCCAAGCACGCTACCCAAATCTCTGCATCAGAACCCTCTCCTCCTACGCCGGCGCCGTCACCACCCCACAGGAGCTTGCCCAAGCCGCCATCTCCGTAAGCCTCTCCCTCGCCCGCGACCTCTCCCGGTATCTCTCCGACGCCCTCCGCCAGGCGTCGATGCGGCAGCGCGCGGCGGTGAATGACTGCGTGGATCAGATTGGGGACTCTGTTGAGGAGCTGAGTAACACTTTGGGGGTTCTCCGGCACCTCACCTGCGGCGGCGACCGGCGGGATTTCCGGCTGCAGATGGGGAATGCGAAGACGTGGGTTAGCGCCGCTTTGACGAATGAAGATACGTGTCTTGATGGGTTTAAAGAAGTGGATGGGGAAGTGAAATTGGATGTGAAAAAGAGGATTTCGAAGGTGGCTAAAGTTACTAGTAATGCTCTGTTTATGATTAATCGTCTTGACGGTGGAAACCCCGCCGGAAGGAAGAAGTTGGCCGCTCCTTGA